The DNA sequence acgtaggtcacaacgaccgaaccactataaaattggtgtgctttctcttctttattatttacttactttgcaactactttacATCTTCATCGCTCTCCTACGAACATCTTTAACCTTAAACGTCATTctgatatgattttattatatgaattttattattaGGTCAATTCAAAGATATTATtagaattttaattaaaatatatcagTCATATGGTAAAATATCTTTAGCAGTGACtttttttggataaattttcCTAAATATATTGATCTATTTAACCACTTAAGGCtttgtaattttatataaaaGGGGATATTAGCTTAGGGATTATCCAAACATAATTATTTTGTCatggcactatgttaagatatataTTTAGTTCATGTGTGAAGTCTAATATAGTTTGCAGATGAAGAGACAGTTAAGAGTTTGATAATCCTCGGTTGAGGAGTCATAAgagatatatttatgtttattttcatatgatttgaGGTCAACCCCTATATTGACCCATCCAAAATGGATAATTCATAGAGATGTTGGCTCTCCCTTGATTTTGTTTAGTTTCTTATAGCGTTTTATTGTGGCACTCATAAGTAAAAATAACATTAGTCATTACTATTTTAACACAATGATTGAACTTGGAACTCAATTTATATATCATTGTATTTGTCCCATTCCTATAATTTTGTGATACTATTTGAGCTCTTCATATGATTGTCAATACAAATTATTATGTTCATACAATAAATTAATGTCTGCTAAGACATTGTTCTTGAGAAAGCTGCACTTGATATCTAATTTGTTTCTACTTCATGCAGGTATATTTTGggtgcaacaaaaaaaaaaaaaaaaggaatatatGGGCCAAAAGACTTAACAAAAGAGTAGACCATTAAATATGTGAATCTTATCTCAATAAAAAGAACAAATCATGCAACAATCCACAATTTATGCAGCACAATTTGGTTCAATGCTTTATAGTGTTTGAAGCTCTTTTTTGTAccaaaaatatatgaaatatccTAAAAATAATTATAGGGTAGATATTATCTATTTAGATAATTCTAGGGATCAAAACCTCATCGAGAACTTTTCATTAGTCAAACTCACCTACGATTCACAATCTTATTTACTAAATTCTAATTTATTAGCTATCTTAGTTGGTAAATCTCTTCTACTGGGGAACAATTCTTTACACACgtaaaaaaggaaaaacaaaaataGTAATTTTGTGTTTGAACATCACCCGAAAACttaatatcaaattttagataGCAGTCTTTTGAGAGGTTTATGATCTATTTGATCAAAATGATATGGTGTAGAGTTATTTTTAATGATCTAGCAAGTCAGAATTCGAGTCACTAAAATAAACTCTTTGCTGCATGAAATAACAACACTAGTATCTGGATTCATTTCCAACCATGCATTGTTAGGAGTCTTATGCACCAACCCATCCATTATTCAGTAGTCCTAAATAACACTGCATCACTTCCCAAATATCTGCCTGTATTATTGGACACACACAAGATTAAGAATTGGTTTGCTTGGTAATCATTTCAGATCATCATGTCAACATGCATCCTGTCTATGAATGACTTGATCAGAATGGCCAGGTTGTAGTATCAGAAGCAttacataattttcaacaagtaACAACatgtaatgaaatgaaggctgtaGTAGTTTTAAGACAAGATAGTGCATCTTCATCTCAGTAAAAAGGAAAAGACGAAAGATCACTGGATCTTTAAAAGATCAAAGTTATGCAATAGGAGAATTGAACTGAGTTAAGCGGTGGCTTGTTAGAGCAGCATGCTACTAAGGCCAAGAGAACAGAAGAGTCTGGCATGTTGCATCTGAAGAACCTTCACCGCCACTATGATATATATTCTGGCAGTTGATCTCAACATCATTAGCATGATCAGGAACCAAAAAGGTCCCGGTATGCTGATCCTCCATCCCTGCACATGAGAATCCAGTTGGTGTCACATTGTCAGGTGCCTGCAAGAGCGACTGATGCATGAGACTGCCATACTGTAAACTTGATACGAGAGGCTGACCCATGGGGATCCGATCAGCTGGTGGCACCATATGGCTTAGGCTGACATCTGAAGTCTGAGTCGGCgatgacagaagagagagagcacaaTCGGAGTCAAAGACCTGGGTTAGCCCATTGTTGAAcatcttgctgctgctgctgccaccacTGCTTCCGGAGGGAGTAGTTGTCCTTGGATTCAATTGACCTACAGAAGTTTGTAGTGTGGATTTGATATCCATGGCAGTCTTAGTATCCTGAATAAAAGGAATTTGGTTTCTTCCTTTGCTAAAGTTGTAAGAGGATCTGGGAAAATGTTGATGGTTGATGAATTGTGGAGTATATGGGGTAGTGTCCTCGGTTTTCACCATTCTAGTCCAGTTGGATTCCAGTTCAGCAGTTCGAAATATTTGAGGACATGCAGAAAAACCTGTCACTGTATATACAGAAATTAATTAGGAACAATAATACATGTACGGAAGAAGCAACTTCTCATCATAATAGATGTGGTACACATTTACCGCGATAAAGTTATAGCAAGCATGTCATAGTCAAATGTATCAGTGAGTCTCCAAGAAAATTTCAGGCATATTGTCGGCTTAATAAAAAATTGTGAGAACCATGTCATATTATGATTGTTTGACTCAATTAATATCCACAGCAACAGTCATTTGACTGCATTTCTCAGTGTCATCAACAGCTAGTGACATTAGTTAATTACTAAAATATCAATGATAGTTCATTTATTCAAACCAAAATCAACATAGCTAATCAGCTAGAGGCAAGATCAAGCAAATGAAATCTTTTGAAAAAGAGTGATTTAATAATGGCATCGGAAGAGGAAAATAATCATATGCACAAATGGGATGTGCCATTAACAATGTAGGGAAGATGCATATTCTATCAACATAGGGCTGAAACAGTTGCACCCAGTTTCAATTTGTTGCAAGCTACTCCAAGATAATCAAGTGTTTCAAATTAGAAAGAGGAAGACCTTGATGACCTGGAAATATGATCCCTGAATTTACAGAACTTGGCTGGGGTTTCCTTCGGCGTCGGTTGTGCCCATCAAGACGTTTCCTGCAACTTCGTTTTACCTCGTCAAATTCCTCTAGCAAATGAAATCTGAACAGACAAATACGTTAATACTGAATATCTTTTAAAGAGGTGAAGCAGAATCAACAATAAATGGATAAGCCCTAAAAGAACAAGATCTTATTTCCAGAACTTAGCGAGCACTAAACTGGTATAGACCCAAGCTTCACTTCATCCTCATACATATTTACACACCACAACAGATAAAAAGGTATCCAAGCAAAAAAAAAGGTGAACATGCTGACAAACAACAGAGTTGCAGAGAGCATTACACATAGAAGAGTAGGAACAAAACAGTACCATGGACTTGATTTCAGCTTGTAATAAACCATTTAATTGAAAAACTAGAAAAGCCAACTAAAGGGCTTGTGTAAGtttctaaaatataatatatgtttTTCTTAATGTTCCaataaaaaaagaagggaaataTAAAGATATGAGTGCCTGATTTTGTAAATATCACGTTGACTTTTCAGTATCCAAGTTCTTTATGAGTGACTGTTATTTCATATTATGTTAGTCACAAACGTATGTTAACGTCAGAAGTGCATTTATGATACCTGTAGAGGTATACATCATATGAAATTACAAGGGAGCAGAGGGACACATACAAAATTGTATTTACattcaaaatattattataaaaaattgatTTCTTTAAAAAATAGATGCTTTTTTAAAATGTTCCAATCTATTTTTTCTTACCTTGTCATGCTATACGAAATTTTGTAGAAGTCAAGGTTTGCTAACATTGTAGGTGTACTTATGGCACCTATAAGAACATCTATCATATTTGAATCTTAAGGCATATAAAATAACAAGCAAATGACACTTTAAATTGCATCTAAAAGAATAAGATCCAAATATAGCCGCCAATGGTAGAGTGATAAGATTTTCCCCTCTTGTCAACAGTTTCCATGCTCTCGAGGAGAAGAGGACATTTGCTAAAAGAGATTTGAtggagaaagaggagaaaagagaGATCAAGAGAGttgaaaaaaggagaagaaagagaaatggagagaagagagagaagaagaaagatctTCAATTCTTATATGCTTTTGGGTCTCACTGTATCTTTATTCACATATTCTCATCCCTCATCTTATTATTGAATGAAGATGCACACAATAGGATTTATTATCATAAGAGTACAACAAAAACAAAGCCGTAAAGTTTCGACTATTTAGGCTCAATTACATGGATATTTTGTCACCATTAAAATCTATAAAgagtcatatatttagttaaattaagagtatttaaaattttatttatattttctagAAAATTTAAGTTACAAAAGCCCTTACTGTTGAACTTTTACCCAATGGTGCCCTCCTAATTGATTTTTACTTGGGGACGCTCTTTTTTCGTCAATTTAACAAAAGTACAATTTCGCCCTCCACCAATCGCCCCGACTGCTAGCACACCACTAGCAACTCTACCATCTCCGCCTCATCGGGATAACCTAGTCGTGCACTTGCTTGTGACTAAGGCGAAAGGCcacgttgtcacgaacggtcgtcgcgcacccgcaacaactccgttcaacgaaccgtccgtcgctcacacctgcatgtacagctgcttgacagcatgttttctcttggttttgggtcattttgcttgtaaatatgtaagttcgaacaagctgcagcgttgcaaagcgaccgctcaccgaaccgagcaaaacagccccaaaacagcccaaaacagctccgttttcgcgtgccgcgggaggtgagcggagaactgcctccgctcaccaaaatgtcagctatctcagaccccaggaaccccccgggtggcacagggctggatggggcttcggttatataccgggcgttgagatctctttcgcaagttcgcacgtgacctttacgggaacttgtctttgcgcccgggaccaggtgagcggctgtttgtgggcttgcagctgttcgttcatccttgaaagccttgtttttctccctctccctcttttctcttgtgcacacagggtgttcgtcgaattgcttgtaaagcttcccttttcgcgagacttcgggacttgtccgttgctcgttctttcgatctaactctctttctcttttacaggtccttcgggacctgcgagaggctaCAAAgtagctgatccttgcggagcaatatcgcaagggcgaagcgcgacttaggcaacgcaagctaagttcgcgtctttgccacaagggtgactcgcgacttaggcaacgcaagctaagttcgcgtctttggccgcaagggtgcctcacgccttaggcaattccagctaaggtcgtgacaacgtgGCCACATGCGATGTTGGCTGAAGTGATTACTAGCAGGCTATGCATAGCACTGCAGTGCTAGGGTGCTGGCTGTCGGTGAGGATTCTGTGATGTTGGGTTGAAAGGGAGGGGCAAAGAGGAGGGGGGGAAGGGAGGAGGCGATAGGCAATAGGGAAGGGCAAGCGCGAGGGAGGAGGAAGATAAGGGAgaagggaggagggggaggaggcgaTGGTGAAGGGCAGGCGACAGGGGAAGAGGGGGACAAGGTGATGGGCAAAACCGCTCACAGTAGGAGCAGGTGGCAGAGGTGACAGAGGCACACCTTTGATCGAAGGCAATTGGTTGAGGACGAAGCGATATTTTcattaaattgataaaaaatgGACGACCCCAAGTAAAAACCAATTGAGGGGCGCCATTTGCTAAAAACCCAATAGTAAGGGCTTTTTTAGGTAAAATGCCCTAGtctctattaaagtctttttaagcCTTCTCAACCTTATCATACCATTAGCAAATCACCTCTTCTAATTACCACATTCAGTAGGTCTTCTAAGCCTATATTGTCTTAAACATGTctatatcatcttaaataattGTCCCTAATTTTATCCCCTATTTGAGGGGATATGCGATAGTTTATTAAAACATTTTTCTTTCCTTATCTTTTAAAGTAACTCCATACATCTAACTTAACATTCTCAACTCAGCTTCACAAAcattttttttgtatatattgtttcttaactGCCCAATACTTAGATCCATAAGGTATTGTAGATCTAACAAAATCCTAACTgtcctataatttttttatcttaaaggTGCCTGAGGACTCTTGACACTCTCGTCATTTTAGCTATCTtgattttattctatgaataatatcttcatcaatatCTTAAATCTTATTCAATAATTGAACCAACATACTAAACTTTAACTTAGTGAAACTTTTTGTTTATCCAACTTATTTATATCCTCAGGTCTATTTCtattattactaaaattatatatcatataTTCATTTTTAGTCCAATAATCTAAAACATTTAGTTTTTAACGATTGTCTAGTAAATTTATCCATTATCCTTGATATAGTTTAAATGACTAGAGAGGTCTATATGTAAATGACTTATAAATTTATCCATCATCCTTGATATAGTTTTATACTAATAGGAAACTCATTATTAGACATGCTCCCTACAATACTCTATAGTACCATACATATCttaaataacatcaatataattcgtcgataaatctttttttttctacaaCCTGTCGCAATAA is a window from the Musa acuminata AAA Group cultivar baxijiao chromosome BXJ2-1, Cavendish_Baxijiao_AAA, whole genome shotgun sequence genome containing:
- the LOC103973244 gene encoding squamosa promoter-binding-like protein 16 isoform X3 gives rise to the protein MDWDLKMPPWNLEELGRDAELSIGSVVVGSSGGGTCQSSGLDCSVDLKLGGLGDFGSSTEWNSHPAASMAMASQSAPSKRPRAPAHGVSCLVDGCNADLSKCREYHRRHKVCEAHSKTPMVVLRGQQQRFCQQCSRFHLLEEFDEVKRSCRKRLDGHNRRRRKPQPSSVNSGIIFPGHQVTGFSACPQIFRTAELESNWTRMVKTEDTTPYTPQFINHQHFPRSSYNFSKGRNQIPFIQDTKTAMDIKSTLQTSVGQLNPRTTTPSGSSGGSSSSKMFNNGLTQVFDSDCALSLLSSPTQTSDVSLSHMVPPADRIPMGMEDQHTGTFLVPDHANDVEINCQNIYHSGGEGSSDATCQTLLFSWP
- the LOC103973244 gene encoding squamosa promoter-binding-like protein 16 isoform X2, producing MDWDLKMPPWNLEELGRDAELSIGSVVVGSSGGGTCQSSGLDCSVDLKLGGLGDFGSSTEWNSHPAASMAMASQSAPSKRPRAPAHGVSCLVDGCNADLSKCREYHRRHKVCEAHSKTPMVVLRGQQQRFCQQCSRFHLLEEFDEVKRSCRKRLDGHNRRRRKPQPSSVNSGIIFPVTGFSACPQIFRTAELESNWTRMVKTEDTTPYTPQFINHQHFPRSSYNFSKGRNQIPFIQDTKTAMDIKSTLQTSVGQLNPRTTTPSGSSGGSSSSKMFNNGLTQVFDSDCALSLLSSPTQTSDVSLSHMVPPADRIPMGQPLVSSLQYGSLMHQSLLQAPDNVTPTGFSCAGMEDQHTGTFLVPDHANDVEINCQNIYHSGGEGSSDATCQTLLFSWP
- the LOC103973244 gene encoding squamosa promoter-binding-like protein 16 isoform X1, with protein sequence MDWDLKMPPWNLEELGRDAELSIGSVVVGSSGGGTCQSSGLDCSVDLKLGGLGDFGSSTEWNSHPAASMAMASQSAPSKRPRAPAHGVSCLVDGCNADLSKCREYHRRHKVCEAHSKTPMVVLRGQQQRFCQQCSRFHLLEEFDEVKRSCRKRLDGHNRRRRKPQPSSVNSGIIFPGHQVTGFSACPQIFRTAELESNWTRMVKTEDTTPYTPQFINHQHFPRSSYNFSKGRNQIPFIQDTKTAMDIKSTLQTSVGQLNPRTTTPSGSSGGSSSSKMFNNGLTQVFDSDCALSLLSSPTQTSDVSLSHMVPPADRIPMGQPLVSSLQYGSLMHQSLLQAPDNVTPTGFSCAGMEDQHTGTFLVPDHANDVEINCQNIYHSGGEGSSDATCQTLLFSWP